A stretch of Rhododendron vialii isolate Sample 1 chromosome 4a, ASM3025357v1 DNA encodes these proteins:
- the LOC131324471 gene encoding phospholipid-transporting ATPase 2 isoform X2, with protein sequence MSDMKRYVSINDDELSQDLYCDNRISNRKYTLLNFLPKNLWEQFSRFMNQYFLLIACLQLWPLITPVNPASTWGPLIFIFAVSATKEGWDDYNRYLSDEKANEKEVWVVKRGIKKLTSALDGETDLKTRVIPSACMGIDVELLHKVKGVIECPNPDKDIRRFDANLRLFPPFIDNDLCPLTIKNTILQSCYLRNTEWACGVAVYTGNETKLAMSRGVPEPKLTAMDMMIDKLTGAIFIFQIVVVIVLGIAGNVWKDTEARKQWYVQYPSEGPWYELLVIPLRFELLCSIMIPISIKVSLDLVKSMYAKFIDWDNEMFDIETGTRANAANTAISEDLGQVEYILTDKTGTLTENKMVFKRCFIGGIFYGNETEDALKDMELLDAVVSGSPDVIRFLTVMALCNTVIPIRSKSGSIMYKAQSQDEEALVRAAACLHMVFVNKNANILEINYNGAMVQYEVLDTLEFTSDRKRMSVVVKDCKSGKIMLLSKGADEAILPCVNTGQQTRSFSEAVEQYAQLGLRTLCLAWRELENDEYQEWSSIFKEANSSLVDREWRVAEVCQRLEHGFEILGVAAIEDRLQDGVPETITTLRRAGINFWMLTGDKQSTALQIALSCNLVSPEPKGQLLLINGKTDDEVCRSLERVLLTMRITSSEPKDVAFVIDGWALEIALRHYRKAFTELAILSRTAICCRVTPSQKAQLVDIIKSCEYKTLAIGDGGNDVRMIQQADIGVGISGREGLQAARAADYSIGKFRFLKRLILVHGRYSYNRTAFLSQYSFYKSLLICFIQIFFSFISGVSGTSLFNSVSLMAYNTFYTSIPVLVSVLDKDLSERTVMQHPQILFYCQAGRLLNPSTFAGWFGRSLYHAIVVFVITVHAYAYERSEMEEMSMVALSGCIWLQAFVVALETNSFTILQHLAIWGNLAGFYIINWIVSTIPSSGMYTIMFRLCRQPSYWTTMFLVVAAGMGPVLALKYFRYTYRSSKINILQQAERLGGPILSLGNIEPQPRSLEKEATPLLLIQPKNRSPVHEPLLSDSPNTTRRSFGSGTPFDFFQSQSRLSSSYSRNCKDN encoded by the exons ATGTCAGACATGAAGCGTTACGTTTCCATCAATGATGATGAGCTCTCGCAAGATCTTTACTGTGATAACCGTATATCAAACAGAAAATATACCTTATTAAACTTTCTTCCAAAGAATTTATGGGAACAATTCAG TCGGTTCATGAATCAGTACTTTTTGCTGATTGCCTGCCTTCAACTGTGGCCACTGATTACTCCAGTAAATCCTGCAAGTACATGGGGTCCGCTCATTTTTATATTCGCAGTTTCAGCAACTAAAGAAGGATGGGATGACTATAATAGATATCTCTCTGATGAGAAAGCAAATGAGAAAGAAGTTTGGGTTGTCAAGCGGGGCATCAAAAAACTC ACGTCTGCATTAGATGGTGAAACTGATCTTAAGACGAGGGTGATACCCTCTGCTTGCATGGGAATTGATGTTGAGCTATTACACAAAGTCAAG GGTGTAATTGAGTGTCCTAATCCAGATAAAGACATTAGAAGATTTGATGCAAATTTGCGGTTGTTTCCTCCTTTCATTGACAATGACTTGTGTCCTCTAACGATCAAAAACACAATTCTTCAATCATGCTACTTGCGGAATACTGAGTGGGCTTGCGGAGTTGCTGTCTACACAG GCAATGAAACAAAGCTGGCTATGAGCAGGGGTGTACCTGAACCAAAGCTTACAGCTATGGATATGATGATTGACAAGCTGACGGGAGCAATATTTATTTTCCAGATAGTGGTTGTTATTGTTCTAGGCATAGCAGGGAATGTTTGGAAGGATACTGAAGCAAGAAAG CAATGGTATGTTCAATATCCATCTGAAGGCCCCTGGTATGAACTGCTGGTCATCCCTCTACGGTTTGAGCTTCTTTGTTCAATCATGATACCCATATCTATAAAG GTCTCTCTGGATCTTGTTAAGAGCATGTATGCAAAGTTTATTGATTGGGACAATGAGATGTTTGACATTGAAACTGGCACACGAGCCAATGCAGCAAA CACAGCAATTAGTGAGGACTTGGGACAAGTCGAGTACATACTGACTGATAAAACTGGAACTCTTACTGAGAATAAAATGGTCTTTAAGAGATGTTTTATTGGTGGTATATTCTACGGGAATGAGACTGAGGATGCTCTGAAAG ATATGGAGCTACTCGATGCTGTTGTCAGTGGGTCTCCAGATGTTATTAGATTTCTTACAGTTATGGCTCTATGTAATACAGTGATACCTATAAGAAG CAAAAGTGGATCAATCATGTATAAGGCACAATCTCAGGATGAGGAAGCTCTTGTTCGCGCTGCTGCCTGTTTGCATATGGTTTTTGTCAATAAGAATGCAAATATTCTTG AAATCAATTATAATGGTGCAATGGTACAGTATGAGGTATTAGACACTCTGGAGTTCACTTCTGATAGGAAACGAATGTCAGTAGTGGTGAAAGATTGCAAAAGTGGAAAAATCATGCTTCTATCAAAGGGGGCAGATGAAGCTATTCTACCCTGCGTGAATACTG GACAACAAACAAGGAGTTTTTCTGAAGCTGTAGAACAGTATGCTCAATTGGGACTGCGGACATTATGTCTGGCTTGGCGTGAATTAGAGAATGATGAATATCAAGAATGGTCTTCGATTTTTAAAGAGGCTAATAGCTCATTGGTGGATAGAGAG TGGAGAGTAGCTGAGGTCTGCCAAAGACTAGAGCATGGCTTTGAAATCCTTGGGGTTGCCGCCATAGAGGATCGGTTACAG GATGGTGTACCGGAAACAATTACAACACTTAGAAGAGCAGGAATAAACTTTTGGATGCTAACTGGAGACAAGCAGAGTACTGCTTTACAAATTGCTCTGTCGTGCAATTTAGTATCCCCAG AACCCAAAGGACAGCTTCTGTTGATTAATGGAAAAACTGATGATGAAGTATGTAGAAGTTTAGAGAGGGTTTTGCTTACAATGAGAATAACAAGTTCAGAACCCAAG GACGTGGCTTTTGTCATTGATGGCTGGGCTCTTGAAATTGCGCTTAGGCATTACAGAAAAGCATTCACTGAATTGGCAATTTTGTCAAGGACAGCTATATGTTGCCGTGTTACACCATCTCAAAAAGCGCAG CTGGTGGATATCATAAAATCATGTGAGTACAAAACTCTGGCTATTGGGGATGGTGGGAATGATGTGAGGATGATACAACAAGCTGACATTGGGGTTGGCATTAGTGGGAGAGAAGGACTACAGGCAGCAAGGGCAGCTGACTACAGTATTGGCA AATTCAGGTTTCTGAAAAGATTGATACTTGTCCATGGGCGGTATTCGTATAACCGCACAGCATTTCTGTCTCAATATTCATTTTATAAATCGCTGCTGATATGTTTCATCCAAATCTT TTTCTCTTTTATATCAGGTGTCTCTGGTACCAGCCTTTTCAATTCTGTCAGTTTGATGGCTTATAATACTTTTTACACGAGTATCCCTGTTTTAGTAAGTGTCTTGGACAAAGATCTTAGCGAAAGAACTGTGATGCAGCACCCACAAATATTATTTTACTGCCAAGCAGGGAG GCTTCTTAATCCTAGCACATTTGCTGGATGGTTTGGGCGGTCTCTGTACCAT GCAATAGTTGTATTCGTGATCACTGTACATGCTTATGCCTATGAGAGAAGCGAAATGGAGGAGATGTCAATGGTTGCACTCTCTGGATGCATTTGGTTACAGGCTTTTGTCGTTGCATTGGAGACAAA TTCCTTCACAATATTGCAACATCTGGCCATATGGGGAAATCTTGCTGGCTTCTATATCATCAACTGGATTGTTAGTACCATACCATCATCTGGGATGTACACCATAATGTTCCGCCTCTGTAGACAGCCATCTTATTGGACAACTATGTTT CTCGTGGTTGCTGCAGGAATGGGTCCGGTGCTAGCTCTCAAGTATTTCAGGTACACTTACAGATCAAGCAAAATTAACATACTTCAGCAGGCTGAACGTTTGGGAGGGCCCATATTGTCACTGGGAAATATAGAGCCGCAGCCAAGATCACTCGAGAAAGAGGCAACTCCATTGTTACTTATTCAGCCCAAGAACAGAAGCCCGGTGCACGAGCCTCTACTATCAGATTCCCCGAACACCACTAGAAGATCGTTTGGATCAGGAACCCCATTTGATTTCTTTCAGTCCCAGTCAAGATTGTCTTCAAGTTACTCTAGAAATTGCAAGGATAACTGA
- the LOC131324882 gene encoding nicotianamine aminotransferase 1-like: MESGSSTAPKKWSFKGNEALTKASATSIRTVLMNTMGKIDPRDPRPTIPLGHGDPSAFPCFRTTPVAEDAIADAVRSAKFNGYALQVGIPPARRAIADYLSKDLPYKLSSEDVYVTLGCAQAIEVILTVLARPNANILLPRPGFFLYEIRAAYCQLEVRHFDLLPEKGWEVDLDAVEALADENTAAIVIINPGNPCGNVFTHQHLKKVAETARKLGILVISDEVYDHLTFGSNPFVPMGVFGSIAPVITVGSISKRWIVPGWRLGWLVTNDPNGILEEYGIVDCIKGCVDISADPPTFIQGAVPHILEKTKDDHFSKIVNLLRETADICYSKIEEIPYITCPSKPEGSMFVMVKLNLSLLENIEDDIDFSLQLAKEESVVVLPGVVVGLKNWLRITFAIDPASLEDGLGRVKAFCERHAKKQQVEKTSSSI; encoded by the exons atggaGAGCGGGTCATCGACGGCGCCGAAGAAATGGTCGTTCAAAGGGAACGAAGCGCTGACAAAGGCGTCGGCGACCAGCATCAGAACTGTACTGATGAATACCATGGGTAAAATCGATCCGCGAGACCCAAGGCCCACCATTCCTCTCGGCCACGGCGACCCCTCCGCGTTTCCCTGCTTCCGGACCACTCCCGTGGCCGAAGACGCCATCGCCGACGCCGTCCGGTCCGCCAAGTTCAACGGCTATGCCTTACAGGTTGGCATTCCGCCAGCGAGAAG GGCCATAGCAGATTACCTTTCAAAAGATCTTCCATACAAGTTATCATCAGAAGATGTTTATGTAACACTTGGATGCGCTCAAGCCATTGAAGTCATATTAACAGTTCTTGCTCGTCCAAATGCAAACATTCTGCTCCCAAGACCAGGCTTTTTCCTTTACGAAATCCGTGCTGCTTATTGCCAACTTGAAGTTCGCCACTTTGATCTTCTTCCAGAGAAAGGTTGGGAGGTAGATCTTGATGCTGTTGAAGCTCTAGCAGATGAGAATACAGCTGCTATTGTCATCATTAACCCTGGAAATCCTTGTGGAAATGTTTTTACGCATCAACATTTGAAGAAG GTTGCTGAGACCGCAAGAAAGCTTGGAATACTAGTGATTTCTGATGAAGTTTATGATCATCTCACTTTTGGGAGTAACCCATTTGTTCCTATGGGCGTCTTTGGATCAATTGCACCTGTTATTACAGTTGGGTCTATATCTAAGAGGTGGATCGTTCCTGGTTGGCGACTTGGTTGGCTAGTCACCAATGATCCCAATGGCATCCTTGAAGAATACGGg ATAGTTGATTGCATCAAGGGATGTGTCGATATTAGCGCTGATCCTCCAACCTTCATTCAG GGAGCAGTTCCTCATATCCTTGAGAAGACGAAAGATGATCACTTCTCAAAAATTGTCAATCTACTGAGAGAAACTGCAGACATTTGCTATTCTAAAATCGAAGAGATCCCTTACATTACTTGCCCAAGCAAACCTGAGGGGTCTATGTTTGTAATG GTTAAACTAAATCTGTCTCTACTGGAAAATATTGAAGATGATATTGACTTCTCTCTCCAGCTGGCTAAGGAGGAATCCGTGGTTGTTCTACCAG GGGTGGTTGTTGGTCTTAAGAATTGGCTACGTATAACATTCGCCATTGACCCTGCATCTCTTGAAGATGGCCTAGGGAGGGTAAAAGCTTTCTGTGAAAGGCATGCTAAGAAGCAACAAGTTGAAAAGACAAGTTCTTCCATTTAG
- the LOC131324471 gene encoding phospholipid-transporting ATPase 2 isoform X1: MSDMKRYVSINDDELSQDLYCDNRISNRKYTLLNFLPKNLWEQFSRFMNQYFLLIACLQLWPLITPVNPASTWGPLIFIFAVSATKEGWDDYNRYLSDEKANEKEVWVVKRGIKKLIQAQDIRVGNIVWLRENDEVPCDLVLVGTSDPQGLCYVETSALDGETDLKTRVIPSACMGIDVELLHKVKGVIECPNPDKDIRRFDANLRLFPPFIDNDLCPLTIKNTILQSCYLRNTEWACGVAVYTGNETKLAMSRGVPEPKLTAMDMMIDKLTGAIFIFQIVVVIVLGIAGNVWKDTEARKQWYVQYPSEGPWYELLVIPLRFELLCSIMIPISIKVSLDLVKSMYAKFIDWDNEMFDIETGTRANAANTAISEDLGQVEYILTDKTGTLTENKMVFKRCFIGGIFYGNETEDALKDMELLDAVVSGSPDVIRFLTVMALCNTVIPIRSKSGSIMYKAQSQDEEALVRAAACLHMVFVNKNANILEINYNGAMVQYEVLDTLEFTSDRKRMSVVVKDCKSGKIMLLSKGADEAILPCVNTGQQTRSFSEAVEQYAQLGLRTLCLAWRELENDEYQEWSSIFKEANSSLVDREWRVAEVCQRLEHGFEILGVAAIEDRLQDGVPETITTLRRAGINFWMLTGDKQSTALQIALSCNLVSPEPKGQLLLINGKTDDEVCRSLERVLLTMRITSSEPKDVAFVIDGWALEIALRHYRKAFTELAILSRTAICCRVTPSQKAQLVDIIKSCEYKTLAIGDGGNDVRMIQQADIGVGISGREGLQAARAADYSIGKFRFLKRLILVHGRYSYNRTAFLSQYSFYKSLLICFIQIFFSFISGVSGTSLFNSVSLMAYNTFYTSIPVLVSVLDKDLSERTVMQHPQILFYCQAGRLLNPSTFAGWFGRSLYHAIVVFVITVHAYAYERSEMEEMSMVALSGCIWLQAFVVALETNSFTILQHLAIWGNLAGFYIINWIVSTIPSSGMYTIMFRLCRQPSYWTTMFLVVAAGMGPVLALKYFRYTYRSSKINILQQAERLGGPILSLGNIEPQPRSLEKEATPLLLIQPKNRSPVHEPLLSDSPNTTRRSFGSGTPFDFFQSQSRLSSSYSRNCKDN, from the exons ATGTCAGACATGAAGCGTTACGTTTCCATCAATGATGATGAGCTCTCGCAAGATCTTTACTGTGATAACCGTATATCAAACAGAAAATATACCTTATTAAACTTTCTTCCAAAGAATTTATGGGAACAATTCAG TCGGTTCATGAATCAGTACTTTTTGCTGATTGCCTGCCTTCAACTGTGGCCACTGATTACTCCAGTAAATCCTGCAAGTACATGGGGTCCGCTCATTTTTATATTCGCAGTTTCAGCAACTAAAGAAGGATGGGATGACTATAATAGATATCTCTCTGATGAGAAAGCAAATGAGAAAGAAGTTTGGGTTGTCAAGCGGGGCATCAAAAAACTC ATTCAAGCCCAGGACATTCGTGTTGGTAATATTGTATGGCTTCGTGAGAATGATGAAGTGCCATGTGATCTTGTTCTAGTTGGTACCTCTGACCCACAAGGTCTCTGCTATGTTgag ACGTCTGCATTAGATGGTGAAACTGATCTTAAGACGAGGGTGATACCCTCTGCTTGCATGGGAATTGATGTTGAGCTATTACACAAAGTCAAG GGTGTAATTGAGTGTCCTAATCCAGATAAAGACATTAGAAGATTTGATGCAAATTTGCGGTTGTTTCCTCCTTTCATTGACAATGACTTGTGTCCTCTAACGATCAAAAACACAATTCTTCAATCATGCTACTTGCGGAATACTGAGTGGGCTTGCGGAGTTGCTGTCTACACAG GCAATGAAACAAAGCTGGCTATGAGCAGGGGTGTACCTGAACCAAAGCTTACAGCTATGGATATGATGATTGACAAGCTGACGGGAGCAATATTTATTTTCCAGATAGTGGTTGTTATTGTTCTAGGCATAGCAGGGAATGTTTGGAAGGATACTGAAGCAAGAAAG CAATGGTATGTTCAATATCCATCTGAAGGCCCCTGGTATGAACTGCTGGTCATCCCTCTACGGTTTGAGCTTCTTTGTTCAATCATGATACCCATATCTATAAAG GTCTCTCTGGATCTTGTTAAGAGCATGTATGCAAAGTTTATTGATTGGGACAATGAGATGTTTGACATTGAAACTGGCACACGAGCCAATGCAGCAAA CACAGCAATTAGTGAGGACTTGGGACAAGTCGAGTACATACTGACTGATAAAACTGGAACTCTTACTGAGAATAAAATGGTCTTTAAGAGATGTTTTATTGGTGGTATATTCTACGGGAATGAGACTGAGGATGCTCTGAAAG ATATGGAGCTACTCGATGCTGTTGTCAGTGGGTCTCCAGATGTTATTAGATTTCTTACAGTTATGGCTCTATGTAATACAGTGATACCTATAAGAAG CAAAAGTGGATCAATCATGTATAAGGCACAATCTCAGGATGAGGAAGCTCTTGTTCGCGCTGCTGCCTGTTTGCATATGGTTTTTGTCAATAAGAATGCAAATATTCTTG AAATCAATTATAATGGTGCAATGGTACAGTATGAGGTATTAGACACTCTGGAGTTCACTTCTGATAGGAAACGAATGTCAGTAGTGGTGAAAGATTGCAAAAGTGGAAAAATCATGCTTCTATCAAAGGGGGCAGATGAAGCTATTCTACCCTGCGTGAATACTG GACAACAAACAAGGAGTTTTTCTGAAGCTGTAGAACAGTATGCTCAATTGGGACTGCGGACATTATGTCTGGCTTGGCGTGAATTAGAGAATGATGAATATCAAGAATGGTCTTCGATTTTTAAAGAGGCTAATAGCTCATTGGTGGATAGAGAG TGGAGAGTAGCTGAGGTCTGCCAAAGACTAGAGCATGGCTTTGAAATCCTTGGGGTTGCCGCCATAGAGGATCGGTTACAG GATGGTGTACCGGAAACAATTACAACACTTAGAAGAGCAGGAATAAACTTTTGGATGCTAACTGGAGACAAGCAGAGTACTGCTTTACAAATTGCTCTGTCGTGCAATTTAGTATCCCCAG AACCCAAAGGACAGCTTCTGTTGATTAATGGAAAAACTGATGATGAAGTATGTAGAAGTTTAGAGAGGGTTTTGCTTACAATGAGAATAACAAGTTCAGAACCCAAG GACGTGGCTTTTGTCATTGATGGCTGGGCTCTTGAAATTGCGCTTAGGCATTACAGAAAAGCATTCACTGAATTGGCAATTTTGTCAAGGACAGCTATATGTTGCCGTGTTACACCATCTCAAAAAGCGCAG CTGGTGGATATCATAAAATCATGTGAGTACAAAACTCTGGCTATTGGGGATGGTGGGAATGATGTGAGGATGATACAACAAGCTGACATTGGGGTTGGCATTAGTGGGAGAGAAGGACTACAGGCAGCAAGGGCAGCTGACTACAGTATTGGCA AATTCAGGTTTCTGAAAAGATTGATACTTGTCCATGGGCGGTATTCGTATAACCGCACAGCATTTCTGTCTCAATATTCATTTTATAAATCGCTGCTGATATGTTTCATCCAAATCTT TTTCTCTTTTATATCAGGTGTCTCTGGTACCAGCCTTTTCAATTCTGTCAGTTTGATGGCTTATAATACTTTTTACACGAGTATCCCTGTTTTAGTAAGTGTCTTGGACAAAGATCTTAGCGAAAGAACTGTGATGCAGCACCCACAAATATTATTTTACTGCCAAGCAGGGAG GCTTCTTAATCCTAGCACATTTGCTGGATGGTTTGGGCGGTCTCTGTACCAT GCAATAGTTGTATTCGTGATCACTGTACATGCTTATGCCTATGAGAGAAGCGAAATGGAGGAGATGTCAATGGTTGCACTCTCTGGATGCATTTGGTTACAGGCTTTTGTCGTTGCATTGGAGACAAA TTCCTTCACAATATTGCAACATCTGGCCATATGGGGAAATCTTGCTGGCTTCTATATCATCAACTGGATTGTTAGTACCATACCATCATCTGGGATGTACACCATAATGTTCCGCCTCTGTAGACAGCCATCTTATTGGACAACTATGTTT CTCGTGGTTGCTGCAGGAATGGGTCCGGTGCTAGCTCTCAAGTATTTCAGGTACACTTACAGATCAAGCAAAATTAACATACTTCAGCAGGCTGAACGTTTGGGAGGGCCCATATTGTCACTGGGAAATATAGAGCCGCAGCCAAGATCACTCGAGAAAGAGGCAACTCCATTGTTACTTATTCAGCCCAAGAACAGAAGCCCGGTGCACGAGCCTCTACTATCAGATTCCCCGAACACCACTAGAAGATCGTTTGGATCAGGAACCCCATTTGATTTCTTTCAGTCCCAGTCAAGATTGTCTTCAAGTTACTCTAGAAATTGCAAGGATAACTGA